Proteins encoded by one window of Rouxiella chamberiensis:
- the ssuD gene encoding FMNH2-dependent alkanesulfonate monooxygenase, giving the protein MSLNVFWFLPTHGDGHYLGTDEGARAVDHGYLTQIAQAVDRLGFGGVLIPTGRSCEDSWLVAASLIPATQRLKFLVALRPGIISPTLAARQAATLDRLSNGRALFNLVTGGDPDELAAEGLFLNHEERYEASAEFTHIWRKVLEGETVTFEGKHISVKNASLLHPPVQTPRPPLYFGGSSEAAQELAGEQVELYLTWGEPLAQVKEKIEQVRAKAAKHGRSVRFGIRLHVIVRETTEEAWKAADRLIANLDDETIAKAQAKFAKTDSVGQHRMAALHGGNRDKLEIAPNLWAGVGLVRGGAGTALVGDGPTVAARMQEYADLGIDTFVLSGYPHLEEAYRVGELLFPHLDLAKDEQPMPSTHRAIEARGELVAHGFAPQRVAES; this is encoded by the coding sequence ATGAGTCTGAACGTATTTTGGTTTTTACCTACTCACGGCGACGGTCATTATCTGGGCACTGACGAAGGTGCGCGGGCCGTTGATCACGGTTATCTGACGCAGATTGCGCAGGCGGTGGACCGTCTGGGTTTTGGCGGCGTGCTTATTCCGACCGGGCGTTCATGTGAAGATTCCTGGCTGGTGGCGGCCTCTCTGATCCCGGCCACCCAGCGACTGAAATTTCTGGTGGCGCTGCGTCCCGGCATTATCTCGCCGACGCTTGCCGCCCGTCAGGCCGCGACGCTGGACCGCCTGTCCAACGGCCGTGCGCTGTTTAATCTGGTGACCGGTGGCGATCCGGATGAGCTGGCCGCCGAAGGCCTGTTTTTGAATCACGAAGAGCGCTACGAAGCCTCCGCCGAGTTTACCCACATCTGGCGAAAAGTGCTGGAAGGCGAAACGGTGACCTTCGAGGGCAAACATATCAGCGTGAAAAACGCCAGCCTGCTGCATCCGCCGGTGCAAACCCCGCGCCCGCCGCTCTATTTTGGCGGTTCCTCCGAAGCCGCACAGGAGCTGGCCGGCGAACAGGTTGAGCTTTATTTAACGTGGGGTGAACCGCTGGCGCAGGTTAAAGAGAAGATTGAACAGGTACGCGCCAAGGCCGCCAAACATGGTCGTAGCGTGCGTTTTGGTATTCGTCTGCACGTGATTGTGCGTGAAACCACCGAAGAAGCGTGGAAGGCAGCGGACCGTTTAATCGCCAATCTCGACGATGAAACCATCGCCAAGGCGCAGGCAAAATTTGCCAAAACCGACTCTGTCGGCCAGCACCGCATGGCGGCGCTTCACGGCGGCAACCGCGACAAGCTGGAAATCGCCCCGAACCTGTGGGCAGGCGTGGGTCTGGTGCGCGGCGGTGCCGGTACGGCGCTGGTAGGCGATGGCCCCACGGTGGCCGCCAGAATGCAGGAATATGCCGATTTGGGCATCGACACCTTTGTGCTGTCGGGTTATCCGCATCTGGAAGAAGCTTACCGCGTCGGCGAACTGCTGTTCCCGCATCTGGATCTGGCAAAAGACGAGCAGCCTATGCCTTCCACGCACCGTGCCATCGAAGCGCGTGGCGAGCTGGTTGCGCACGGTTTTGCGCCGCAGCGCGTGGCCGAAAGTTAA